The sequence TTTAGAGAGTAAAATAAATAACTTAATTAAATATGACATATAGTTGTCAACTATAATGATATATAATAGTGTTTATAAATCTTATTATATAGTTGTAATAGAAAAGGAAGAAGTAGTATGCATTATAAAGAAGTAAAGGGGATTTTATCACCAGGTAACGGTATGAATTTATATCGTGGTTGCACCCATGGTTGTATTTATTGTGACAGCAGGAGTTGGTGTTACAATATGGATCATGATTTTGAGGATATTGAAGTAAAGATTAATGCACCACAATTACTTGAAGAGTCACTTCGAAAAAAGCGTAAGAAGTGTATGGTTGGTACAGGGGCGATGTGTGATCCATATATGCATGTTGAAATGAAGCTTAATCATACAAGAAAATGTCTTGAAATAATTGATAGGTATGGGTTTGGACTTAGTATTCAAACAAAATCAAATCGTATATTGCGTGATTTAGATTTGCTGAAAAGTATAAATGAGAAATCTAAGTGTGTTGTTCAAATGACTCTTACTACTTATGATGAGGAGTTATGTAAAATTATTGAACCTGCTGTTTGCACTACAAAGGAACGTTTCGAAGTGCTTACGATTATGAGGGATAATGGGATTCCAACTGTTGTATGGATTGATCCAATGTTACCTTTTATCAATGATACAGAAGAAAATTTAAGAGGAATTTTAAATTATTGTATAGAAGCTAAGGTATACGGTATTATTTGTTTTGGTATGGGGTTAACTTTAAGAGATGGTAATAGAGAATATTTTTATAAGAAGTTAGATGAACATTTTCCAGGGCTTAAAGAAAAATATCATAAAAAGTATGGTTACAGTTATGAAATAAGAAGTGATGAAAGTAAGAAATTTATGCATATCTTCCGTTCAGTATGTAAAGAACATGGGATAGTTTGCAATAATGATGTAATATTTAATTATATGCATACTTTTGAAGAAAAGCAGATAGTGCAGCAATTAAGCTTATTTTAGATAGTATAATGTAAATAAAAATGGAACTCTGTTGTGAAGGCAGTGTTCTGTTTTTTTTATAATGAAAACATTAAGTTAGAATTTAGTTTACCTTTGTGTCGTATTGAATTAAATTAGTATAACTAATAAAATATTAGTGTGGTAAATTGTGGATTATTATTAAAGAAGTTATGTTATTTAGGATTAAGACCAACTGTTCAAGTTAGTGCAAAGACTAAAAATGGTCAAACAGTAGATGTAACTTTTTATACAGATACTGATGAATTAATTGGAGTATGTTTTCATGGTGAATAAAAGAATAAAATGATTTATTTCCCTCCAGTGTCCTCATAGACACTAGAGGGCTTTATTTACACTTTTATTTTAAAGTAACTTAATCAGTGATTCTAACTCTTCAGATAAAACTTTTGCAAGTTCAAAATCAGTATTTTTTAGAGCCGTTTCTATTTTTATTTCAACAGCTCTTTTCTTTTGTTCAATTTCTAAATAGTCTTTATCAAAATACTTTGCATAAATCATCTTTCTAAATTTTCGCATACTCATTCTTCTAATTGTCTTATCTTCAATAATTAAAACATAATCTACGCAGTTTATAATAGAATAGTAATCATGAGATATCATTAAAATCGCACCGTTATAATTTGATATGGCTTTTTCAAGTGCTATCTGTGAATAGGTGTCTAAATGACTTATGGGTTCATCTAGAAGCAACATGTTTGATTTACTAGCAGAAACTTTGGCTAACTGAAGTATATTCTTTTCTCCACCAGATAAAGATCCTATTTTTTGGTTTATGATTTCTTCGTCAAAACCATAGTTTGAAATATATGATTCAACATCTTCATAAGTTTTAAAACCTGCATCTAGGAATTCTTCAAGTATTGTATTAGATTCATTTAGTATTTCACCTTGAAGCTGTGATAAATAAGCTATTTCAATGTGAGGATCTATTTCAATAGCAGGATTATTATTTTTAAAGATATCTCTAAGTAAAGTTGTTTTTCCAGTACCGTTTAACCCGATAATAGCCACTTTATCATTAGATTTAATCTCAAAGTTAATGTTTTCTAAAAGTGTATCATCAAAGCTAACACTGTAATCATTAACTTTTAAAGCAATTGTTTCTTCAATCGGATTATTAGTAGTTAAACGGATATAAGGTTGTTTAATTTCAATAAAAGGTGTTTTTATTCTACGAGCTTCTAATCTTTCTAGAAATTTCATTTTACCTTTTAGATATCTTCCAGCAGCAGTCTCACCTGTAATTTCTGCTCTCTCTCTTAGTCTATTGATTATATGCTCGTTTCTCTCAATTTCTTCATTATCAGCAATAGCTAGTTCTTGTAACTCAATTTTAGTTTGAAGTAATGAGAAGTTATAATCAATATAGCTTCCATCAAATTCTTGGAGTTCAAGATTTTCTAAGTGTATAATTTTATTAAAGCAATGATTCAATAGATATCTGTTGTGGGTGATTACTAACATTATTCCTTTGTGAGAATTAATTAGATTTCTAAGAGAATTAAGGTTTTCAAAGTCTAAAAACACATCAGGTTCATCCATAATCATTAAGTGTGGGCTATTAAGCATTTCCTTAATAACTTGGATAAGTTTGAATTGACCACCACTAAGTTCAGATATCGTTAGATCTTTAAGCTTGTTTAAGTTTGCAAGATTTAATTTTTTATTAAGGTTGCTTTCGAAATCATCTCCACCAATTGCATCAAGTGCCTCTAAAGCTTCTTGGTATTTTATTAGTAAAGTATCAATATCTGAAGATGTTTCCATTTCAGCACAAATAGAGGCTATCTCATTTTGTAGTTTAATAAAATCTTCACATATATATTCGAAAACTGTAGTTTCTTTTATTTTATCTAGTTGTGAGAATTGACTTACATATCCAATCCTACAATTTGGATCAATCTCTAGGGTACCATCGAACACATATTTTTCTGGGTCCATAATTATATCTATCAGTGTACTTTTTCCGCTACCACTCGTACCTATAAAGGCGCAATGTTGATCATCTTCTAAGGTAAAAGAAATCTTATTATAAAGATCTTTTTGCGGAAAGGAGTAAGACAAGTTATCAACTTTTATCATAATATTACCTCTCTTTATCATTTGAAAAGAGCCTATAAAAATAAGCTCTTCAATATATGCAAAACCTTCCAAGTTGCAATTCTACAATTGGAGAAGTTCTGAAGTAACGATATTCTTTTTTTAGTTTATCGTTTGTAGCATAACATTTTTTTCGACTAATTTCAATCATTTCATGATAAGGTGGGGAATATTTGCAAAGAGGGTGTAGCAAATTTAAGCTACACCCTTTTTCACAAAGTATTATTAGATTGTTAACGTTGATAGATATTTATCCAACATAAACTGAATATAAAATGAATATAAATTGAATGTAGACTTTTGGATTTTAAGGTTCTATTTAGTCTAGGGGTTTGCTATACCATTTGTTTGAAATAGAGAAGGAACAAATATGAAATATAGTAGAAGGAGGTACATATTCTATTGGAGGAAGAAAGAATAAATTAATTAGTAGAGACGAATTAAAAAATAATAATATTTTAGATAAAGTGTTTGAACAGATTTTAGATATTTATAAAGTATTAGGGATATTTATAATTGGTTCAATAATTGGATTTGTAGTTGAAACCCTTTGGTGTACTGTTGTGAATAAGCATTTAACATTTAGAAATGCTGGACTACTTGGCCCCGTTAATCCTATATATGGTGTAGCGATGGTTATGTTTACCATGTTATTTCATAAATTTAGACCCAAAAAAACGTATCAGATCTTTCTAATGGCAGCAATTTGTGGAGGTGCCTTTGAATTTATTTGTTCTGTACTTCAAGAGATGATATGGCATACAAGATCTTGGGATTATTCAAGAGATTTCATGAATTTATATGGAAGAACAAGCCTTCAATATATGATTTTTTGGGGAATTATAGGCTATGTATATATTCTATATATTTATCCATTAATTAGTGAAAAGTTAGAAAAAATCAATGTGAAATACGTAAAGGCAGGATTGATTGTTGGAGCTTTAATTATAGCTATTGATTGGATTAGGTTTGGAATAATATTGCTTTAAGATTGTGTATAGATATGTAGATTTTTGCTAAATTGGACTAGCTTAGTATTGATATTAAGCTGATTTTCATTAATATAAAAATCAAATAAATAATACTACTTGAAAGTTTTTAACCCTTCAGTGTAAAACTGAAGGGTTTATTTTTTGGTAAAAGGCAGATATAATTTTAGATAAGCAATGGTAATATTTAGGCACAAATTTAGTGCTATGTAAAATATAAAAATCAAAGCGTGCAAATTATGATAGTTTTGGGGGATAAAGATGAATCAATTAAAAAAGTTTATAGGACATAAATGTTTTCTATCACCTGTAGATACGAGTATGACAGAGGTTGTGGCTAAATGGAGCAATGATATTGAAATGTCTATTAAAACTGGTGATATTTCAGACATGATTACTTATGAAACACAGAAAGAATACCTAGAAGGTATGAACAGTCGTAGTGAATATGCTTTCTATATAGTAGATAACTCTAATGAGAAGGTAATTGGAATTGCAAGACTTATGCGAATAAGTTTTATAAACAGAAATGCGGTAATGGGAATGTTCATAGGTGAAAAGGATAATAGAAACAGTGGCATTGGAACTGAAGCTGGGAAGCTATTGCTTGATTTTGCTTTCAACGTACTTAATCTAAGAAATGTTATGGTTGAAGTATTTTCCTTTAATAAAGCTTCACTAAAGCTATGTAAGAAGTGTGGTTTTAAAGAAATAGGCAGAAGAAGAAAAGCGATTATTTATGGGCAACATGAATATGACGAGGTTTTTCTAGATATACTTAATGAAGAGTTTAGTGATTCAATTATAGAAGGATATTTAGAATAGAACTTCAAAGTTAAACTATTCAGTGCATATGATATATGTTAGAGAGTTTTTATAAGAAGATAAAAATAAATAGAAGTAACCCAATATTGATACAAACAATTATATTGGGATATTCTATCTGTCTGTTTAAAAGTTATCCTTACGTGTGAAATTTTATAGTTGTTTTTTTACTTGCTTATCAAATATTGCACATAGTCCAGCTATGAAAATGAAACAGGCACCTATCTTGCCCAAAATGCCATTGGAATTAATAAAAAAGAAAATTGAATTTAGAAAACATAGAACTGAGAATGCAATTCTGTAATCGACGATAAATTTTTTCATTATATAATAAATCCTCCTACACTTATAGCCATATTTAATTACAAGAGTATATCATTATTTTTATAGGATGTAAATATTGGATAAATACTTTGCGTGAGATAATAAGTATGCATATTGAAGGATGTTTGTATTATATTGTTAATACTTTGGAAATTTATTAGTAAGTATTATTACTGAAATTGTAAAGTTAATAGAATAATTTTATAATGCGATTTTAAGAAGTATATAAATTGGGAGTGAGAAAATGAGTAAAGTTAAACAACATCAATCATATGGGCTATCAGGAGAGTGGAGATTAATTTTACAAGATGTGGGAAGAGGAAACTTACAGCAGGCAATTGATTTATATGAGGATGGAAATACAATTGAATGTAAAGTACCAGGAGATGTGCATATTGCCTTAACAGAAGCAGGAGTTATTGAAGATCCACTTATAGATCTAAATGGTGAAGATTGTAGATGGTTAGAAGAAAAAGAATTTTGGTATATAAAGGTATTTGATATAGAAGAAGATTTCGTTCAGGATTATGAGGAGATTACTTTTGAAGGACTTGATTTAACTTCTGATATTTGGCTAAATAACAAGTATATTGGGTGTCACAATAATGCTTTTATTGGGAAAACAATTGATATAACATCTAATATTAAGGTGGGTAAAAACTTATTGGTTGTTAGAATAGATGATGGTGTTAATAGTGTGAAAGAAAAACCAATTGAGTTGATGAAATACTCTTGGAACAATGATCAGCCTTATAGAGTATGGATGAGGAAGCCTCAATATGTATATGGATGGGATTGGACAATCTGGTTACCAACCTGTGGAATATGGAAGGATGTGCACATTGACAGTTATCACAAAGCATATATTAATGATGTTTATATTGAAACACAATTTGAAGGAAATAGAATATCTAAAGCAGATAATATTAGTTTAGGTATAAACATTGAACTTAAAGCATTAAAAAATGAGAAGTATACTCTTCAATGTGAGTTGTACAAGGATGGACGTTATGATGATGCTAACAGTCCTATTAGTATTTGCAGTAAAGATGTAATTCTAGAAGCCTCAATAGTGAATTACAATATGAAATTAGAAATAAAGGAACCTAATTTATGGTGGCCCAATAAATCAGGGATGCCTTATTTATATTGTGTTAAGGTACAAATTAAAGATAATGAAGGAAAAATTATTGATACTTCAGTGAGAAAACATGGATTAAGAACTGTAGAAATTGATAAGCAGGATCTTGGAGATAACCAAAAAAGTTTTACCTTTAAGATAAATGATAATCTTATATTTGTTAAGGGAGCCAACCATGTGCCAGCGGATTGTTTATTAGGGCGTATAACTGATGAAAAAGACAGAAGAATTCTAGAAGCAGCTGCAGATGCTAATATGAACATGATACGTGTTTGGGGTGGCGGTGTTTATGCAAGTGAAGCTTTTATGGATGGTTGTGATGAATTGGGATTAATGGTATGGCATGATTTTATGTTTGCATGCGGATACTATCCAGATTATGACGAAAAATTTTATGAAGAGATTAAAATAGAAGCAACAGTGGCTATAAAGCGTCTTAGAAATCATGTTAGTTTAGTTGGATGGTCAGGTAATAACGAAATTCAGGAGATGTATACATCAGCTAAGGAGTATCATGAAGAATTGCCTTGGTATGGTGGACGTTTTTATGAGGAACTTTTGCCTAGCCTTGTAAAATCACTTTGTTCAGATAGAATATATAGGGAAAGTAGTCCATATGGAGGGGATATGCCTGCAAGCTATGAGGAAGGTGATCAACATACATGGCATTTTACCCATCGTCCTAACTGGGAACATTATTTAGACTTATGGCGTTTTACAGATTTTGATTTTAAGTTTTTGAGTGAGTTTGGTATTATAGGTGCAATGAATATTGAATCTGCAAAAAAGTGTATTAAAGCAGAAGCTTTTAATCCAGATTCTCATGAGTGGCTATATCATACAAACACAACCAGTGAGCATCAGTTACTAAATATTATAGTTAATAAATATTTTGGGGATTGTTCAAAAATGGACATTCAAGAATATATTCTTAAAAGTCAAGTTATACAAGCAGAGATTATGCGCCATATTTATGATGAATTACGTGCTAGAAAATTTAGATGCTCTGGAATTTTACTTTGGACTTTAAGTGATTCTTATGGTATACACAATTGGTCTGTAATTGATTATTATTTAGGCAAAAGACCTGTATACTATTATTTGAAAAGATCAATGGCTCCACTTGGATTAACACTAAAAGGTTATGAAGCACAAAATTTTGATGGGATGGCTAATTATAAAAAGTATTATAAGGGAGAGGTTAAGCCCATAGAAGTTACAGTGATTAACGATACATTAGAGGATAAAGATGTATTTTTTGAATATAGGATTCTAACTGTGAATGGACAAGTATTGAAAAGTGGAGAAATAGCCCAAAATATAGAAGCAAATAGCACACGAGTATATGCAAATATTGATTTTTCAGATATTAAAAAAGATATAATTCCAGAAGAAACCTTTCTACATGCAAAGATAAGTTGCGAAGGAGAGACTTTAAATGAAAATCGATACTTCTTTGCACCTTATAATAAATTAAATCTAAGCGCAGCAGATATTGAGTGTACTGTAAATAGGATATCAGATATAAAAGTAAAGATGAAGTTGCAGTCTACAACTTTTGTATGGATGCTTCATCTTGCAACTCCAGATGGGATAAATCCTTCAGATAATGATTTTGATTTAATTTCAAATGAGGCAAAGTATATTGAAGTAGAGGTAGAAAATGCAGAGAATTATATGCCTGAGTTCTTTAGTTTAAACCCAAGAACAAAAGTTAAAATTATAAATGACTCAAAATGCTTGAATTAGAGAAAGTGAAATATTAGAGGGATATTTATTAATAGAAAAGCCATCAATCTAAGAATAAAATTAAGATTGATGGCTTAAATATTTTTTAATTATTTAGTTGTAATTATTAAAGGTCAAACTTAGTAGTTTCTTTTTGAGACAAATGAGCACTGTACTTTGAAACTAAAGATACGCCCTTGTTTACAAATATATCTTTAGCTATTATGGTATCCATAAGACTATTTACCTCGTCTTTTGTTAAAGTAGGTTTCACACCTGCTATGCTTAAAGAAGCCTTGTCACCTGCAGCATTGATAAATGTTAAAGATAGTGTATATTCCATGTTAAAAATCCTCCCTACAATCTAATTTTTGATTTCATTAATTTAATTATTAAGCATTAAGCGTTAGTGATCTTTGAAGCTTCATTTAAATAGTAATCCCTAGTGCCATTTCCTAATACAGCCTTTATAGCCTCAGCTACAGCAAAGATATTTTCTATTGGAGCAGTACCCTTTACTCCAGAGAAGGTCTTCTTTTTATAAACTTTTGCTCCTGTTTTATCTGTTCCACTTTCAACCTCCATAGAAAAAGAAGTGGTGTTTAAAGTTTTGTTTACTGCCATAATAAAATCCTCCCTATAAATTTAATTTTTAACTTTTAACTTTTAAGCTTTGTGCACATTGCTTACAATTTCTATATATGCAATTATTGGAATATTTAAGGGGCTACGTTGAATTTTTTTAAATTTTATATTTTGTTTTTTAGAAATAATTAAGCACTTTTATTTTCATTTGTATAATCAATAACAACTCCAAGTTTTGTAGAGATAATGGTATTAAGTTTATTGATTGAAGCAGTTAATCCAACGATTTGCTTTTCAAGGCGCATAAGCAGATAAGCACTTATGGCAACAGGAAAACCAACATTGGCAATTAAGTTTGCTAGATCATTACCGTTCATATTAAGTTCACCTCCATTCATTATTTATATATGTAACTCGCAGAGTAATTGCATAGAGATAGAGTGCATCCACATTAAAATGAGAAATACTACTGAATTATGGATTATTCACAAGAATTACATCAGTATATTTCTAGTTATTAAGAAGAAAATAAATCTTGTAATCTAAAATAAAGGAGGAATTAATTATGGAAGTAGCTATGATGGAGCCAGTAGATTCATTAATACATGTAGGCACTGAAATGCAATCTTGTATTGATTCTTGTAACAGATGCGCTCAGATTTGTGAAGAATGTTTAAATTTATGTTTGCAAGAACATAACATTAAAGATAGGTTGATGTGCATCAGAACACTTCAAGATTGTGCTGAAATTTGTACTACTTCAGCTTGCTTTATGGCAAGAAGTAGTGTTAATGCAAAGGAAGTAAGTAGTGTATGTGCAACAATATGTGAAAAGTGTGCATCAGAATGTGATATGTTTAAAGACGATCATTGTAGACTTTGTGCTGATACATGCCGTCATTGTGCAGATGAATGCAGAAGAATGAATAATGCATAGCAGCCTTTATTTTAAGAAATTGCAAAAGAGAAATACCCTAATTTAGGGTATTTTTCTTTTACTATAATCAAAATAAATTATTAATTCATATCATATTTATTGATAAAGTTTTAGGAGATTTACAATGAATAATAATTATGAAGGTTGTCCGTGTACATTAAATACTACAAGAATATGTGGTGATACTCCTATTGATGCATCAATAGAAGTATCTAAGATTGGGTTTGCAGATATGAGACCTAATACAGTTATTTTGGTAAATGAGAATGAAGTTTTTGACGGAATAGCAGCAAGCTCTTTGGTTCACTTTCCGTTTAATGCACCCATTCTATATACAGATGGAAATACTTTAAGCAAAAAAACTTTGGAGGAAATTCAAAGGTTATCTCCAAAGGGATATCAAGAGATACAGGTGATTTTAGTTGGGAATATTGCAAAAGCAGTATCTTTAGAACTTACCTTTCATGGATTTAATACAGAGCAGATGGTTGGACATAATCATTATGAAACTGCAACTATGGTTTGCGATTTTAGAGAAGTGTTTGATAATATCATTATAATGTCTGGAGAAGATTATACAGAAGGGATTGCTTCAGCTTATTGGGCAGCACATCATGGCTCTCCAATTTTGTATGTGCAAAAAAACAATATTCCTCGTTGTACCTTTGAGGAAATAACAAAAATGAAAAATGTTAATGTTTATATTTTAGGTTCAACAAAAACTGTATCAAAATCAGTTGAACTTTCATTAGAACAAATCCGCAACGTAAAAAGAGTACAGAGAATTGAGGGAAATAGCATATATGATATAGCAGTGAATTTTGCTAAGTATAAAGATGAGGAAACAGGATTTGGGTGGGATAGAGACTATAGAGCAGGTCACGCTTTTACATTTGGAGATATAAATCAACCAATGAGTATTATAGCAGGAGTAGTATTTGCACATATGGGAAAGCATACGCCTCTTCTTTTAGTTGAAAAAGATAAGGTGCCAATGATTGTAGAAAGCTATATAGATTCAGTGAAACCTCTACCGCCTAAGGACATGCCTAAACCTCCATTTATGCATGGATTTATAATGGGGAATCTTGAAAGTATAAGTTATGAAGTGCAAAAAAGTTTAGAAAAATACCTGTCTATTGATTACGAAATGATGGGGATGGATTCTAAGATAGAGATAATAGAAAATGTTCCAGATATAATAGAAGAGCTTAAGCAGAAAATTAAGGAAAAAAAGCACAATATAAATATAGGAAATGCTGTTAAAGGCAAAGAAGATGTAGAATTAACCCATGAAAAAAATAGTGATTTCTATACTCAGCCAGAGATGATAAAAATGGAGCATAAGAACTTAGATAAAGGAAGAGAAGTGCTTGCAGAGAGTAAAGATAATTGTAGTGTTGATATGAATAAATTTAAAAAATATTGTATGAATCATAGTGATAAAGATTTAGTGAATTTTGTGAATTACGAAATTGGTTATGAATATATTGCTGAAAAGGTGAAATTTGATTGCTTGATTATAGGCGTAAGAGATTTAATTGATTAAGCAGTAAAAGAGATTTTCATAAATATGAAAGTCTCTTTTACTGTTTATATGATAGTTGAATAATTTAATAAATGGTGGAAAAAATAAATCTATTATTAAAAATCTGTAAGAACTATTAAGAGGAGGGAGTATCCTTTGAGCAATGCAAATATAGTTGGAGTGAGTATACCTAGAAAAGAAGCGTATGATAAGGTTACTGGTGCAGCTAAATATGTTGATGATACAAATAGTCCAGGAATGTTAACTGCTAAGATACTTACAAGTCGCTATGCACATGCAATAATAAAATCAATTGATATATCCGAAGCAAAGAAAGCACAGGGGGTGAAGGCTGTTATAGCTGGAGACTACTTTCCTGTACTTTGTGGAGCATTAATAGAGGATAGACCTCCAATAGCAAGAGATAAAGTTAGATATTATGGTGAACCTGTAGCAGTAGTTGTAGCTAATAGTGAAATGGAAGCTATGAAAGCATTAGAACTTATAAAAGTTGACTATGAACCTTTGCCTGTGGTTAGCTCAATATATGAAGCATTAAAGGCTGATGCGCCTCTTGTTCATGAGAAATTAAATGAATATAGGTTAGCCGTAAATGATGTATTTCCAGAAGCTAATACAAATGTTTCTGATAGAATTCAGATAAGAAAAGGTGATGTGGAGAAGGCTTGGGAAGAAAGTGAAATTAGAGTGGAAGCTAAGTTTTCTATTCCTCAATCAGATCATATTGCTATGGAAACTAGAAATGTAAGAGCACAGATTATGCCTGATGGAAAGGTGATAATAGAAACATCTTCCCAATCTCCTTTTTTTGTTAAAACTCTATTAAGTAGATATTATGATATTCCAGAAGGAAATGTAGTTATAAAAGTTCCGCTTGTAGGGGGAGGCTTTGGTGGGAAATCACCTATACAGCTTGAACTTATAGCTTATCTTGCATCAAGGGCCGCTAATGGCAAATTAGTAAAGCTTGCTAACACAAGAGAAGAGGATATTAAGACTTCTCCATGTAAAATTGGACTTGAGGCAAGTTTGAAACTTGGAGCTACAAGAGATGGAGTTATAAAAGTTCTTGAAGCTAGTTATATGCTTGATGGTGGAGCTTACTCAGATATAGGTCCACGTATGGCAAAGGCAATAGCAGTAGATTGTTCAGGGCCATATAATATTGAAAATATATGGTGTGATTCAATCTGTGTTTATACTAACCATACGTATGTTACTTCATTTAGAGGCTTTGGTCATTTAGAGTACACATTTTGTATGGAAAGAATGATAGATAAACTGGCAACAGCACTTCGTATGGATCCATTAGAATTAAGAATAAAAAATGCTATACAACCTAATCAATACACACCAACTCAAGTAAAAACAACATTAAGCAATGTTGGTAATCTATCAGAATGTTTAAAAAAACTAAAAGAATTATCAAATTGGGATGAAGGTCAAGTAATTAAAAACGATGATGGATTAATTAAAGCCAAAGGTATGGGATGCTTTTGGAAAACATCAGATTCTCCTACAGATGCTGGTTCAGGAGCATTGATCACTTTCAACTCAGATGGAAGTGTAAACTTGAATTGCGGTGCAGTAGAAATTGGTCCAGCTAGCAAAACTACTTTAGCACAGATATTAGCTGAAAAGTTGAAAATGGATGTGAACAGAATCAATGTAATGATGACAGTTGATACTCAAGTTTCTCCAGAACATTGGAAGACAGTTGCAAGTATGACAACATATATGGGAGGAAATGCAGTACTTAGAGCTGCTGAGGATCTTATAAGTCAATTGAAAATTGTGGCTTCTACTGCATTAAAGTATCCGCCAGACGATTTTGATGTAGCCAATGAGAGGGTATTTTTAAAACAGGATCCAGATACATATCTTGCATTCAAAGATTTAGTTAAAGGCTATAAAGAACCTCAAGGTCTTGCAGTACAAGGACAAATTCTTGGGCGTGGAAATTTTATAATGAGCAATTTGACTAATTTAAATGAAGAAACTGGCAAGGGGAAAGCAGGTCCAGCATGGACAGTAGGTGCTCAAGCAGTAGAGATAGAATATGATCCCAAAATGTTTACCTATAGACTTTTGAAGGCTATTACTGTTGTTGATGCAGGAAAAGTGATTAATCCTAAAACTTCAAGAGGGCTGATTATGGGAGGAATAAACATGGGATTTGGAGTGGCAACCCGTGAAGCTTTTACCTATGATGAGGAAGGTAGGCTCCAAAGTACTACTTTACGTAA comes from Clostridium sp. TW13 and encodes:
- a CDS encoding SPL family radical SAM protein, coding for MHYKEVKGILSPGNGMNLYRGCTHGCIYCDSRSWCYNMDHDFEDIEVKINAPQLLEESLRKKRKKCMVGTGAMCDPYMHVEMKLNHTRKCLEIIDRYGFGLSIQTKSNRILRDLDLLKSINEKSKCVVQMTLTTYDEELCKIIEPAVCTTKERFEVLTIMRDNGIPTVVWIDPMLPFINDTEENLRGILNYCIEAKVYGIICFGMGLTLRDGNREYFYKKLDEHFPGLKEKYHKKYGYSYEIRSDESKKFMHIFRSVCKEHGIVCNNDVIFNYMHTFEEKQIVQQLSLF
- a CDS encoding ABC-F family ATP-binding cassette domain-containing protein — encoded protein: MIKVDNLSYSFPQKDLYNKISFTLEDDQHCAFIGTSGSGKSTLIDIIMDPEKYVFDGTLEIDPNCRIGYVSQFSQLDKIKETTVFEYICEDFIKLQNEIASICAEMETSSDIDTLLIKYQEALEALDAIGGDDFESNLNKKLNLANLNKLKDLTISELSGGQFKLIQVIKEMLNSPHLMIMDEPDVFLDFENLNSLRNLINSHKGIMLVITHNRYLLNHCFNKIIHLENLELQEFDGSYIDYNFSLLQTKIELQELAIADNEEIERNEHIINRLRERAEITGETAAGRYLKGKMKFLERLEARRIKTPFIEIKQPYIRLTTNNPIEETIALKVNDYSVSFDDTLLENINFEIKSNDKVAIIGLNGTGKTTLLRDIFKNNNPAIEIDPHIEIAYLSQLQGEILNESNTILEEFLDAGFKTYEDVESYISNYGFDEEIINQKIGSLSGGEKNILQLAKVSASKSNMLLLDEPISHLDTYSQIALEKAISNYNGAILMISHDYYSIINCVDYVLIIEDKTIRRMSMRKFRKMIYAKYFDKDYLEIEQKKRAVEIKIETALKNTDFELAKVLSEELESLIKLL
- a CDS encoding putative ABC transporter permease, which produces MFEQILDIYKVLGIFIIGSIIGFVVETLWCTVVNKHLTFRNAGLLGPVNPIYGVAMVMFTMLFHKFRPKKTYQIFLMAAICGGAFEFICSVLQEMIWHTRSWDYSRDFMNLYGRTSLQYMIFWGIIGYVYILYIYPLISEKLEKINVKYVKAGLIVGALIIAIDWIRFGIILL
- a CDS encoding GNAT family N-acetyltransferase, which encodes MNQLKKFIGHKCFLSPVDTSMTEVVAKWSNDIEMSIKTGDISDMITYETQKEYLEGMNSRSEYAFYIVDNSNEKVIGIARLMRISFINRNAVMGMFIGEKDNRNSGIGTEAGKLLLDFAFNVLNLRNVMVEVFSFNKASLKLCKKCGFKEIGRRRKAIIYGQHEYDEVFLDILNEEFSDSIIEGYLE
- a CDS encoding beta-mannosidase, producing MSKVKQHQSYGLSGEWRLILQDVGRGNLQQAIDLYEDGNTIECKVPGDVHIALTEAGVIEDPLIDLNGEDCRWLEEKEFWYIKVFDIEEDFVQDYEEITFEGLDLTSDIWLNNKYIGCHNNAFIGKTIDITSNIKVGKNLLVVRIDDGVNSVKEKPIELMKYSWNNDQPYRVWMRKPQYVYGWDWTIWLPTCGIWKDVHIDSYHKAYINDVYIETQFEGNRISKADNISLGINIELKALKNEKYTLQCELYKDGRYDDANSPISICSKDVILEASIVNYNMKLEIKEPNLWWPNKSGMPYLYCVKVQIKDNEGKIIDTSVRKHGLRTVEIDKQDLGDNQKSFTFKINDNLIFVKGANHVPADCLLGRITDEKDRRILEAAADANMNMIRVWGGGVYASEAFMDGCDELGLMVWHDFMFACGYYPDYDEKFYEEIKIEATVAIKRLRNHVSLVGWSGNNEIQEMYTSAKEYHEELPWYGGRFYEELLPSLVKSLCSDRIYRESSPYGGDMPASYEEGDQHTWHFTHRPNWEHYLDLWRFTDFDFKFLSEFGIIGAMNIESAKKCIKAEAFNPDSHEWLYHTNTTSEHQLLNIIVNKYFGDCSKMDIQEYILKSQVIQAEIMRHIYDELRARKFRCSGILLWTLSDSYGIHNWSVIDYYLGKRPVYYYLKRSMAPLGLTLKGYEAQNFDGMANYKKYYKGEVKPIEVTVINDTLEDKDVFFEYRILTVNGQVLKSGEIAQNIEANSTRVYANIDFSDIKKDIIPEETFLHAKISCEGETLNENRYFFAPYNKLNLSAADIECTVNRISDIKVKMKLQSTTFVWMLHLATPDGINPSDNDFDLISNEAKYIEVEVENAENYMPEFFSLNPRTKVKIINDSKCLN
- a CDS encoding DUF2922 domain-containing protein, giving the protein MEYTLSLTFINAAGDKASLSIAGVKPTLTKDEVNSLMDTIIAKDIFVNKGVSLVSKYSAHLSQKETTKFDL
- a CDS encoding DUF1659 domain-containing protein, yielding MAVNKTLNTTSFSMEVESGTDKTGAKVYKKKTFSGVKGTAPIENIFAVAEAIKAVLGNGTRDYYLNEASKITNA